The bacterium genome segment TTGTTAAAGGTGATACAGTGCTGGTAACAGCCGGTAACCACAAAGGGCAGCAAGGCAAGGTGCTAAAGGTTTTTCCAAAAGATAACAAGGTTATTGTAGAAGGAATAAATTTTATAAAAAGGCATACAAGGCCTACGCCGAAAAATCAGCAGGGCGGTATCCTTGAGAAAGAAGCACCGATTCATAGTTCTAACTTAATGGTTGTTTGCCCAAAATGTAATACACCTACACGAATAGGCCGTAAGGTTCTTGATGATGGACGACGTGTGAGGATTTGTAATAATTGCG includes the following:
- the rplX gene encoding 50S ribosomal protein L24, with the protein product MKIVKGDTVLVTAGNHKGQQGKVLKVFPKDNKVIVEGINFIKRHTRPTPKNQQGGILEKEAPIHSSNLMVVCPKCNTPTRIGRKVLDDGRRVRICNNCGEMLTNTA